Proteins from a genomic interval of Arvicola amphibius chromosome 17, mArvAmp1.2, whole genome shotgun sequence:
- the Ddit3 gene encoding DNA damage-inducible transcript 3 protein, with amino-acid sequence MAAESLPFTLDTVSSWELEAWYEDLQEVLSSDENGGPYVSSAGNEGEESKTFTTLDPASLAWLTEEPGPAEVTSSSQSPRSPDSSQSSMAQEEEEDQGRTRKRKQSGQCPARGGKQRMREREQENERKVAQLAEENERLKREIEHLTREVEATRRALIDRMVNLHQA; translated from the exons ATGGCAGCTGAGTCCCTGCCTTTCACCTTGGACACAGTGTCCAGCTGGGAGCTGGAAGCCTGGTACGAGGATCTGCAGGAGGTGCTGTCCTCAGATGAAAATGGGGGTCCCTATGTCTCGTCTGCTGGAAACGAAGGG GAGGAGTCAAAAACCTTCACTACTCTTGACCCTGCATCCCTAGCttggctgactgaggagccaggACCAGCAGAGGTCACAAGCTCCTCCCAGAGTCCTCGCTCTCCAGATTCCAGTCAGAGCTCTATggctcaggaggaagaggaagatcaaGGAAGAACTAGGAAACGGAAACAGAGTGGTCAGTGCCCAGCCCGGGGTGGGAAGCAACGcatgagggagagagaacaggagaacgAGAGGAAAGTGGCCCAGCTAGCTGAAGAGAATGAGCGGCTCAAGCGGGAAATCGAGCACCTGACCAGGGAGGTAGAGGCCACTCGCCGGGCTCTGATCGACCGCATGGTAAATCTGCACCAAGCATGA
- the Mbd6 gene encoding LOW QUALITY PROTEIN: methyl-CpG-binding domain protein 6 (The sequence of the model RefSeq protein was modified relative to this genomic sequence to represent the inferred CDS: deleted 1 base in 1 codon) codes for MNGGNESSGADRAGGPVATSVPIGWQRCVREGAVFYISPSGTELSSLEQTRSYLLSDGTCKCGLECPLNVPKVFNFDPLAPVTPGGAGVGPASEEDMTKLCNHRRKAVAMATLYRSMETTCSHSSPGEGASPQMFHTVSPGPPSVRPPCRVPPTTPLNGGPGPLPQEPPSVPQSFPPLTGPAGLFPPPRLPDPVPSGGSSSPCFLPRGNAPSPAPPPPPAISLNAPSYNWRASLRSNLVPSDLGSPPAPHASSSPPSDSPLFHCSDALTPPPLPPSNNLPGPPGPSGPATQPPVSSATMHLPLVLGSLGGAPTVEGPGAPPFLASSLLSAAAKAQHPPLPPPSTLQGRRPRAQAPSAAHSSPRPSQRRPRRPPTVLRLLEGGGPQTPRRSRPRAPAPVPQAFPLPEPSQPILPSVLSLLGLPAPGPSHSDGSFNLLGSDAHLPPPPTLSSGSPPQPRHPIQPSLPGTTSGSLSSVPGAPAPPAASKAPVVPSPVLQSPSDGLGMGAGPACPLPPLAGGEAFPFPSPEQGLALSGAGFPGMLGALPLPLSLGQPPPSPLLSHSLFGVLAGGGQPPPEPLLPPPGGPGPPLAPGEPEGPSLLVASLLSPPPSDLLPQPPAPPSNLLASFLPLLALGPTAGDGEGSAEGAGGPSGEPFSGLGDLPPLLFPPLSAPPTLIALNSALLAASLDPPSGTPPQPCVLSAPQPGPPTSSVTTATTDPGASSLGKAPSNSGRPPQLLSPLLSASLLGDLSSLTSSPGTLPSLLQPPGPLLSSQLGLQLLPGGGAPPSLSETSSPLACLLQSLQIPPEQPDAPCLAPESPASALEPEPARPPLSALAPPHGSPDPPVPELLTGRGSGKRGRRGGGGLRGINGETRPGRGRKPGSRREPGRLALKWGTRGGFNGQMERSPRRTHHWQHNGELAEGGAEPKDPPLPGPHSEDLKVPPGTVRKSRRGRRRKYNPARNSSSSRQDVPLEPSPTTRAAVPLPPRARPGRPAKNKRRKLAP; via the exons ATGAATGGGGGCAATGAGAGCAGTGGAGCAGACAGAGCTGGGGGCCCTGTGGCCACATCTGTCCCCATCGGTTGGCAGCGCTGTGTGCGAGAAGGTGCCGTGTTCTATATCAG CCCAAGTGGCACAGAGCTGTCTTCCTTGGAGCAAACCCGGAGCTACCTCCTCAGCGATGGGACCTGCAAGTGCGGTCTGGAGTGTCCACTCAATGTCCCCAAG GTTTTCAACTTTGACCCTTTGGCCCCGGTGACCCcgggtggggctggggtggggcctGCATCAGAGGAGGACATGACCAAGCTGTGCAACCACAGGCGGAAagctgttgccatggcaactctGTACCGCAGCATGGAGACCACCTGCTCACACTCTTCTCCTG GAGAGGGAGCAAGCCCCCAAATGTTCCACACTGTGTCCCCAGGGCCCCCCTCTGTCCGCCCTCCTTGTCGAGTTCCTCCTACAACTCCTCTTAATGGGGGTCCTGGCCCCCTCCCCCAAGAACCACCCTCAGTTCCCCAGTCCTTCCCCCCTCTAACAGGCCCTGCAGGGCTCTTCCCACCACCACGGCTTCCTGATCCAGTTCCTTCTGGGGGCAGCAGCAGCCCTTGTTTCCTCCCAAGAGGCAAtgctccctctccagccccacctcctccacctGCTATCAGCCTCAATGCTCCCTCCTACAACTGGAGAGCGTCTCTCCGATCCAACCTGGTACCCTCTGACCTGGGCTCTCCTCCAGCCCCTcatgcctcctcctccccaccttcagaCTCTCCTCTCTTCCACTGTAGTGATGCCTTAACACCTCCTCCACTGCCCCCAAGCAATAATCTCCCCGGTCCCCCTGGTCCCTCTGGTCCTGCCACTCAGCCACCAGTGTCTTCAGCCACTATGCACCTGCCCTTGGTCCTGGGATCCTTGGGAGGGGCCCCCACAGTGGAGGGGCCTGGGGCACCCCCATTCCTTGCTAGCAGCCTACTCTCTGCAGCGGCCAAGGCACAGCATCCCCCGCTGCCCCCTCCCAGCACTTTACAGGGCCGAAGGCCCCGTGCCCAGGCACCCTCAGCTGCCCACTCATCACCCCGCCCCTCCCAGCGTCGTCCTCGCCGGCCCCCAACTGTCTTGCGACTGCTAGAAGGGGGAGGCCCTCAAACTCCTAGACGGAGCCGTCCTCGGGCCCCCGCTCCTGTTCCCCAGGCCTTTCCTCTCCCAGAGCCATCCCAGCCTATTCTCCCTTCTGTGCTGTCTCTGCTGGGACTCCCTGCCCCTGGCCCGTCCCACTCTGATGGAAGCTTTAACCTTTTGGGGTCAGATGcacaccttcctcctcccccaaccctctcctcagggagccctCCCCAGCCCAGGCACCCCATTCAGCCCTCTCTGCCTGGGACCACCAGTGGCAGCCTCAGCAGTGTGCCAG gtGCCCCTGCCCCACCAGCTGCCTCCAAAGCCCCTGTAGTCCCCAGTCCTGTGCTTCAAAGCCCATCTGATGGGCTGGGGATGGGGGCAGGCCcagcctgccctctgcctcccttggCTGGTGGGGAGGCTTTCCCTTTCCCCAGCCCTGAGCAGGGCCTGGCACTCAGTGGAGCTGGTTTCCCAGGGATGCTGGGGGCCTTGCCTCTCCCTCTGAGTCTGGGACAGCCTCCACCTTCTCCATTACTTAGCCACAGTTTATTTGGTGTGCTGGCTGGGGGAGGACAGCCTCCCCCTGAGCCCCTGCTACCCCCACCAGGGGGACCTGGCCCTCCCTTGGCCCCAGGCGAGCCCGAAGGGCCTTCGCTTTTGGTGGCTTCTTTGCTTTCACCACCCCCTTCAGACCTCCTCCCCCAACCTCCTGCACCCCCTAGCAATCTTCTAGCTTCTTTTCTGCCCCTGTTGGCCCTGGGCCCCACAGCTGGGGATGGGGAAGGATCTGCAGAGGGGGCCGGGGGTCCAAGTGGGGAGCCATTTTCAGGTTTGGGAGACCTGCCCCCGCTACTATTCCCCCCACTTTCAGCACCCCCCACCCTCATAGCTTTAAATTCTGcgctgctggctgccagcctggaTCCCCCCTCGGGGACACCCCCCCAG CCCTGTGTCCTGAGTGCCCCCCAGCCTGGACCACCTACCTCCAGTGTCACCACGGCAACTACTGACCCGGGGGCCTCCTCTCTGGGCAAGGCCCCCTCCAACTCAGGGAGA CCCCCCCAACTTCTTAGCCCTCTGCTGAGTGCCAGCCTGCTGG GTGATCTGTCTTCACTGACCAGCAGCCCTGGAACCCTCCCCAGCCTGCTGCAGCCTCCTGGCCCTCTTCTTTCCAGCCAGTTAGGACTGCAGCTCCTCCCTGGGGGGGGAGCACCCCCCTCCCTGTCAGAGACTTCTAGTCCCCTAGCCTGCCTGCTACAGAGTCTCCAG ATCCCTCCAGAGCAGCCAGATGCCCCCTGTCTGGCCCCTGAGAGCCCTGCCTCAGCCCTCGAACCGGAGCCTGCCCGGCCTCCCCTCAGTGCCTTAGCCCCACCCCATGGTTCTCCTGACCCCCCAGTCCCAGAGCTGCTCACTGGGAGGGGGTCAGGGAAACGGGGccggaggggaggagggggacttAGGGGCATTAATGGCGAGACCAGGCCAGGCAGAGGCCGAAAGCCTGGCAGCCGCCGAGAGCCTGGCCGACTGGCCCTCAAGTGGGGGACACGTGGTGGCTTCAATGGACAAATGGAACGGTCCCCAAGAAGGACCCACCACTGGCAGCATAATGGGGAGCTAGCTGAAGGGGGTGCTGAGCCCAAGGATCCACCCCTTCCTGGGCCCCATTCTGAGGACCTTAAG GTGCCCCCGGGGACAGTCAGAAAGTCTCGTCGTGGCCGGAGGAGGAAATACAA CCCTGCCCGGAACAGCAGCAGTTCCCGCCAGGACGTCCCCTTGGAGCCCAGCCCTACAACCCGT GCGGCtgtccctctgcctccccggGCCCGCCCTGGACGTCCTGCCAAAAATAAGAGGAGGAAACTGGCCCCATAG
- the Dctn2 gene encoding dynactin subunit 2 isoform X2, whose amino-acid sequence MADPKYADLPGIARNEPDVYETSDLPEDDQAEFDAEELTSTSVEHIIVNPNAAYDKFKDKRVGTKGLDFSDRIGKTKRTGYESGDYEMLGEGLGVKETPQQKYQRLLHEVQELTTEVEKIKTTVKESATEEKLTPVVLAKQLAALKQQLVASHLEKLLGPDAAINLTDPDGALAKRLLLQLEATKNSKGTSGGRTTGGTPPESGLVTYELHSRPEQDKFSQAAKVAELEKRLTELEATVRCDQDAQNPLSAGLQGACLMETVELLQAKVSALDLAVLDQVEARLQSVLGKVNEIAKHKASVEDADTQSKVHQLYETIQRWSPTASALPELVQRLVTIKQLHEQAMQFGQLLTHLDTTQQMIAASLKDNATLLTQVQTTMRENLATVEGNFASIDERMKKLGK is encoded by the exons ATGGCGGACCCTAAATACGCCGACCTCCCCGGCATT GCCAGGAACGAGCCAGATGTTTATGAAACCAGCGACCTACCTGAGGATGATCAAGCCGAGTTTGATGCG GAGGAGCTAACCAGCACGAGCGTGGAGCACATCATTGTCAATCCCAATGCTGCCTatgacaagttcaaggacaaGAGAGTGGGGACAAAGGGCCTCG ATTTCTCAGATCGCATTGGGAAAACCAAGAGGACAGGATACGAATCTGGAGACTATGAGATG cttggcGAGGGCCTAGGCGTGAAGGAGACACCGCAGCAGAAGTACCAGCGACTACTGCACGAAGTCCAGGAGCTGACGACCGAAGTGGAGAAAATCAAG ACGACAGTGAAGGAGTCAGCCACCGAGGAGAAACTGACCCCTGTGGTGCTGGCTAAACAGCTGGCAGCCCTGAAGCAGCAGCTGGTTGCTTCCCACCTGGAGAAGCTGTTGGGACCTGATGCTGCCATCAACCTCACTGACCCGGATGGAGCCCTGGCTAA GCGCTTACTGCTGCAGCTGGAAGCCACAAAGAACAGCAAAGGGACTTCAGGAGGAAGGACCACAGGTGGGACCCCCCCAGAGAGCGGCCTTGTCACTTATGAACTGCACTCTCGGCCTGAGCAGGACAAGTTCTCACAAGCTGCCAAA GTTGCAGAACTTGAGAAGCGCCTGACAGAGCTGGAGGCCACTGTCCGCTGTGATCAGGATGCTCAG AATCCCCTTTCTGCAGGTCTGCAGGGAGCCTGCCTTATG GAAACTGTAGAACTGTTGCAGGCCAAGGTGAGCGCCCTGGACCTTGCAGTTTTGGACCAAGTAGAGGCTCGGCTGCAG AGTGTCCTGGGAAAGGTGAACGAAATTGCCAAGCACAAAGCCTCTGTGGAGgatgcagacacacagagcaaG GTGCACCAGCTTTATGAAACCATCCAGCGCTGGAGCCCCACTGCCTCGGCCCTCCCTGAGCTGGTGCAGAGACTAGTTACCATCAAGCAGCTACACGAGCAAG CTATGCAGTTTGGCCAGCTCCTGACACACTTGGATACGACCCAGCAGATGATTGCCGCCTCCCTTAAGGACAATGCCACTCTCCTGACCCAG GTGCAGACAACTATGCGTGAGAACTTGGCCACGGTCGAGGGGAATTTTGCCAGCATTGATGAGAGGATGAAGAAGCTGGGGAAGTGA
- the Dctn2 gene encoding dynactin subunit 2 isoform X1, producing MADPKYADLPGIARNEPDVYETSDLPEDDQAEFDAELEELTSTSVEHIIVNPNAAYDKFKDKRVGTKGLDFSDRIGKTKRTGYESGDYEMLGEGLGVKETPQQKYQRLLHEVQELTTEVEKIKTTVKESATEEKLTPVVLAKQLAALKQQLVASHLEKLLGPDAAINLTDPDGALAKRLLLQLEATKNSKGTSGGRTTGGTPPESGLVTYELHSRPEQDKFSQAAKVAELEKRLTELEATVRCDQDAQNPLSAGLQGACLMETVELLQAKVSALDLAVLDQVEARLQSVLGKVNEIAKHKASVEDADTQSKVHQLYETIQRWSPTASALPELVQRLVTIKQLHEQAMQFGQLLTHLDTTQQMIAASLKDNATLLTQVQTTMRENLATVEGNFASIDERMKKLGK from the exons ATGGCGGACCCTAAATACGCCGACCTCCCCGGCATT GCCAGGAACGAGCCAGATGTTTATGAAACCAGCGACCTACCTGAGGATGATCAAGCCGAGTTTGATGCG GAGCTG GAGGAGCTAACCAGCACGAGCGTGGAGCACATCATTGTCAATCCCAATGCTGCCTatgacaagttcaaggacaaGAGAGTGGGGACAAAGGGCCTCG ATTTCTCAGATCGCATTGGGAAAACCAAGAGGACAGGATACGAATCTGGAGACTATGAGATG cttggcGAGGGCCTAGGCGTGAAGGAGACACCGCAGCAGAAGTACCAGCGACTACTGCACGAAGTCCAGGAGCTGACGACCGAAGTGGAGAAAATCAAG ACGACAGTGAAGGAGTCAGCCACCGAGGAGAAACTGACCCCTGTGGTGCTGGCTAAACAGCTGGCAGCCCTGAAGCAGCAGCTGGTTGCTTCCCACCTGGAGAAGCTGTTGGGACCTGATGCTGCCATCAACCTCACTGACCCGGATGGAGCCCTGGCTAA GCGCTTACTGCTGCAGCTGGAAGCCACAAAGAACAGCAAAGGGACTTCAGGAGGAAGGACCACAGGTGGGACCCCCCCAGAGAGCGGCCTTGTCACTTATGAACTGCACTCTCGGCCTGAGCAGGACAAGTTCTCACAAGCTGCCAAA GTTGCAGAACTTGAGAAGCGCCTGACAGAGCTGGAGGCCACTGTCCGCTGTGATCAGGATGCTCAG AATCCCCTTTCTGCAGGTCTGCAGGGAGCCTGCCTTATG GAAACTGTAGAACTGTTGCAGGCCAAGGTGAGCGCCCTGGACCTTGCAGTTTTGGACCAAGTAGAGGCTCGGCTGCAG AGTGTCCTGGGAAAGGTGAACGAAATTGCCAAGCACAAAGCCTCTGTGGAGgatgcagacacacagagcaaG GTGCACCAGCTTTATGAAACCATCCAGCGCTGGAGCCCCACTGCCTCGGCCCTCCCTGAGCTGGTGCAGAGACTAGTTACCATCAAGCAGCTACACGAGCAAG CTATGCAGTTTGGCCAGCTCCTGACACACTTGGATACGACCCAGCAGATGATTGCCGCCTCCCTTAAGGACAATGCCACTCTCCTGACCCAG GTGCAGACAACTATGCGTGAGAACTTGGCCACGGTCGAGGGGAATTTTGCCAGCATTGATGAGAGGATGAAGAAGCTGGGGAAGTGA